Within Spinacia oleracea cultivar Varoflay chromosome 4, BTI_SOV_V1, whole genome shotgun sequence, the genomic segment tacatggtgcaccatgctctatgtgcaccatggtccatagtccacggattgagGCATGCCGTTATGGCCAAGAAGTCAATTCCGCAAAAAAGGCCTTCGTTTTCCATTCTAGACCTAGGTAGACCAAAGTAACTTAATTAACGCATGTGCTAGAAATCTAGGCTAACATAAACACAAACTCTAGTAACAcccctcaagttggagcatgGTAAGAATCAAGAATGTCCAATTTGGACAACAAGTAATCAAGTTGTTTTCTTGTCTAGTACTTTAGTAAAAAATATCAGCCAATTGTGATGTTGTATCGACATATGATGGTGCAATAATCCCTTATGTTACGGTATCCCAAACTGAATGTCTGAATGAAAATCGATCTCAATATGCTTGGTGCATTCATGAAAAACCTTTTTAACAACCTCCATGATAGGAAGAGATATCAAACAGATGGAAATTACAGCTTATGAAAAATTGGAAACCAAAATATCAACAGTCTACACTTAAGAATTGTACCAAAACCTTTTTAACAACTTCCATGACAGGAATATCTGAGGTGTCATCTGATTTGTTGATCAACTTGAGCTTGTTTTCACTAGTTCAAGCATTATTATTTGATTCTAACTAGTTCGTAAAATATCTTTTTCCAAGAACATTAACTCGAGATGAAAACTACAGGTTTGCTGATAAATTCATTTGAGTTTTAACCAATGTTACATAATTCTCTAATCACCCCCACAAGCCGCGAACCAAAAAACCGGattataacatgaaaatggTTCACTTTTGatcttattttagcaaattaggtAACGAATGGCGTACCTGTACCATCCCCATACTAGCAAATCAGGTAACAGTGGTTTTAACACATCATAGAGGATAGTGGCAAGAGGGTGTTTTGGCAATGGCCGAAGTAAAATGTCAGACTCCAACTAAGATGAATTACCATAAAATGCAGAATTTTCTTTGTGACGATCTGTAACAATATTACTATCTCAAAGAAACAACCAACTAATGCACCTGTACAGTCAATGATGTGAATCAGCCAACATACTACTCTGAGTTATAAGTAACAACTACAGAAATGTTAAAAAGGAAGAAAGGGTAAATTCTAAACTTGTATGAGTTTTGATCGTAAGAAACATCATCTCAGAAAGATTATTGATCCCCAATATTTCATTCCAGAATAGATTGTTcatcaaagaaaataaaacaggGGATACAATATAAGTTGTTCTATATATTACAAGTAGAAGGGATTATATTCATAGCTctcttttacaattttatttaaatatatacaAATACAGAAGTCATCAGTCAGTACTCAGTGGTGTACATACCATAAGAACATGCAAATCATGGGTATAGCTCACTCCCACTTGTATCAAAGCACACAATACTATATCTTGCGCCAACCCCAACTATATTGCATACACAAACAGAACCTACATTACTGTTATAGTGTGAAAGGTACTCAGCATGACATGGAATGAAATAGTGATACTTACTGTTGAATCCATTACTGTTACGAAACTTTTTCCCGTTGTAAAACGCTAATGTATATAATCGATTACCCGCCTGTATAGTATGCGCTACTCGAACAACCTGCCAATTATCCAAGTCATAATCGTTGTAAGTACCGTAAAACGATTCTTCGCAATAAATTTTTTGACTAGGAAAATTTGATACTGAGTCGAGTATTGGCCCTATTGGCATGATTGGAACAATCCCCTCGGCTACCGGTTTAGTGTGTTCTTTAGCTGATCTTTCAGGTATGATGCTCAATTTTGAAGATGGCAAGTTGGTCACCATGTGTTTCATCAgcctattaaaaaataaatatgattTTGTGAAACCACTCCTTAGAAATACATGTAATTTCAACTCCTCTTCCAAAACCATATTTTCTCCATTCTTTGCCTCTAATTCCGCCTTGTGCTTTTTCTTTAGTTCATCAATCTCATCCTGTTTCTTCTTCAACTCTTTCTGTTTTCTACGTTCTGCTTCCTCCAACGCTTCTTTCGATTTTTCTGTTTCTCTTTTACGATCCAACTTCTCTATCAGTTCGTTTATCTCATCTTCTTTATCCTTCAACTCTAATCGCTTCCTACGCTCTGCCTCATCCAACTCCTCTCTCAATTTCTCTATCTTATTTTGTTTCCTCTTTGATTCCTCCAACGCTTCTTTCAATTCTTCTGTTTCCCTTTTACGCTCCAACTTCTCTATCAGTTCGTTTATCTCATCTTCTTTATCCCTCAACTCTATTCGCTTCCTACGCTCTGCCTCATCCAACTCCTCTCTCAATTTCTCTATCTTATTTTGTTTCCTCTTTGACTCCTCCGCCGCTTCTTTCAATTCTTCTGTTTCCTTTTTACGCTCCAACTTCTCTATCAGTTCGTTTATCTCATCTTCTTTATCCTTCAACTCTATTCGCTTCCTACGCTCTGTCTCATCCAACTCCTCTCTCAATTTCTCTATCTTATTTTCTTTCCTCTTTGATTCCTCCAAATTTTTACGCTCTATTGTCTCCAACTCCTCTTTCAATTTGTCTACCTCATCTTGTTTCTTCTTCAATTCTTCCTGCTTTACACGCGCCACCTCCTCTTTCAATTTCTTAATCTTCTCTTGTCTGTCCTTCAACTCTTCCTCCGCTATCGTCAACACCTCCTTCATGTTATCTATCTTCTCCTCCTTCTCCTTCCTTTCTTCCTCATTCTTACGCTTCACTTTCTCTAACTCCTCTTTAAGTTTAAGCTTCACATCCTCTAGCGCTTGTTTATGTGTAAGCTTCACCTCTTCTAGCTCCTTTTTATGCTTAAGCTTCACGTTCTCCAACTCCTTCTCCTTGTCACTTAATTTCTTTTTGTCATCGTGCTTGCCATTCCCTTGATTGCTCCCTAATATATCCAAGGGACGGCCATCCATAAAGTTGCTGCGAGCCCATTTAGTGTTGAGAGATGCATTGACTTGGTACTTGGACCAATCAAAGAGATCAAACAGCCTGTAGTAATCCACTTCCAAGATCACAGCTGTGACCCCTGCAGTCGCAAGGAAACCAAGTCCCTCACGATTCACAATCAGTCGCGAGTTGAAAAGATCTTTGATCAAGGTCCGCAGATTATCACCACTGATATCTCTGTCCCCGATCTTCAGCACTTCATGTTTGTTGCCGGGCCCTATACTGATTCCAAGGTGACTCCATTGTTTCCCTTTTACCGGAAATAGGTAAGGACTATCCAACTCGTATACTTCGATCGCTCCTGTGTCCAAACATCGAAGGAAAGTCTTGTCTGACTTCATTGTGTAAGCTGCCATTTTCGTGCCCCCGTTTTTTGGTTGTTCGATCTGCTAGTCTCAATAAAACAGCAGATTAGGTAATAAATTGGAAAACAAAATACCAAAACACAGAAACACAAATTGAATAAAATCCAATTGAATAAAATCAGAGTTGAATAAAATCAGAGTTGTTAAGAGTGAACATACCAGAAACACAAATTGGCACAGTTCTATATGCTTTGTaatgcatttttaattatttataacgTACTCATTTAGACTTAAGATTATGGAGCAGTTGTAACCAACTTTGATAAGAATTATTTTATGCCAAATTGCCTAGAAGATAAGAAACAAGATCCGTTGTCTGTATAGTGTGGTTAGTTGGGACTTGGGGTCTTTGTTAATTGTCAATTATTGCTAAACAATAGAAAACGACTAAAGGTTGTCAACTAAGacaacaatattataaattagaCTAAAGTAAATAGAACGAAAAATCATGTTGATAACCTCAAATGCTTTTCTTAAACAACTTTGAAAAAATGGcataaaaaaaagtgaaaaaacgTCAAGGAAGTCGGTAAAAGTTATCGGTGCTAGGTGGTTAATAATTTTTCCAAACGGTCTTTTTTCCATTCTTGTCCAATTGTTACCGTGTACGTTTCTGTTCCTTTATATGGATGATCAGTATTATCTGCTACAGTGTGCCACTATGCCAGTGTTAGTTTCTTACCCAATATATGAAGCTGTCAGATACCGAACAGCCCAATGGAGTCTGATCCGCTTAAAACCCTATTGCTGGGAGCCGATAACCAACCCAACCAGATAATATTGACTAGTATAAGACTCGTACCTAATGGCTAATACATACTCGACCCTACCCGGAACCAAACTGACCTAAAACCCCTATCAACAACCCATCTTAGCTACCTCGTTCCCAATCTATTCTTCATTCATCTCCTTCAGGCTCACTCTCCTCATGTAAATCTTCTATAACAGTACTGCTGATTTGGATAGGATGCCCTGCCTCAATATCAACCGCAAGGCACGGCTGTTTTCAGAGTATTGCTAAGTAAGTTCTTAATCACAATGAAACTTGATATTTCTCAATTTCTCATACTAATCATTGACATATATGATATATGTCAACAACATTGGAGTGAAATGGAAACGTTCGCATGCATCAGCTTTAAATGAGACTCCAATATTTGGGGTTAGGTGCCTCAGCCACATTCAACACTTTTGTTTTATAAACAGGAATCCTACAAGACATGTTAGCTGCATTTTACAAACATACCTGTACACAATTTGCGATCAACACTCTTGCAGTTCTGAAATTAAGCCTCAGATAGCTTCTCCATCAATACTACTTGCATGAAGCTGTTTCCAAAGCTGAGTTGTAGGTGAACTGCATTATTAAAGGAAGAAAACACTCATTAAGATTGTGGAAGAAGAGAGCTTGAAAAGCATTAAATCAATCAATTCAAAGACTCCAAACTCACACCCGGAGAAGGATGAGAAAGTTCTCACAAAGTTCAGTTCTCAAATATGTCAATACAACGGCCTCACTAAATAATGTCTTACACAAGTAATTTACCTTTCATAAGTCAACTTCCCATTGGTCTAAAAATTAATATCCCATACGAGACCTTCAATTTAAACTCTATGATGGATGGCCAGAAACTAAAAGATAAACAACAGCAAAATCATGAGATTATTCTAACCCCCAGATTACCAAGATCCATATTACATATCCTTTCACATTAACCCTAGCCGGTAGAGAGGCAAACAAGCTTTCTGTCACATAAAGATCCACTAAAAATGTGCTACAAactaaaatggaaatattcaagtttttggACCAGAATATTTATGAAGAGTTCTACATAATACCAACTGCCTATGTTAAACCACAAAAGTGATATCTACTCTTTGTAGTTGACAGAAATATTATTaagcacccccccccccccccccccccccccccctaacaCACACCAGTATGATAATCGTCACACTCATAGCCAAAGCCAAAAAAAGGATCTACAAGATTCCTGCTCGAATCTACACAAGAATCCTACATTCTAGTTCCCCCCGCCTCCCTCAAACctaaacaaataaattataaaagATACAACCGGACAAGATGGAAGTCTATGATATATTATAGCAGTATGTCCATCCACCTCCTCAATTAAACTACCATACTGGAAAAGGCAATCCCATGTAGATAACCACGTAAAGGTAAAAAACACTTTTACGTTTATCAATTCCATTGGCTAGGTTCAACAAATAAACAAACTagcaaaacaacaacaacaacaacaacaacaacaacaaagccttagtcccaaaatgatt encodes:
- the LOC110794359 gene encoding uncharacterized protein isoform X2, with amino-acid sequence MAAYTMKSDKTFLRCLDTGAIEVYELDSPYLFPVKGKQWSHLGISIGPGNKHEVLKIGDRDISGDNLRTLIKDLFNSRLIVNREGLGFLATAGVTAVILEVDYYRLFDLFDWSKYQVNASLNTKWARSNFMDGRPLDILGSNQGNGKHDDKKKLSDKEKELENVKLKHKKELEEVKLTHKQALEDVKLKLKEELEKVKRKNEEERKEKEEKIDNMKEVLTIAEEELKDRQEKIKKLKEEVARVKQEELKKKQDEVDKLKEELETIERKNLEESKRKENKIEKLREELDETERRKRIELKDKEDEINELIEKLERKKETEELKEAAEESKRKQNKIEKLREELDEAERRKRIELRDKEDEINELIEKLERKRETEELKEALEESKRKQNKIEKLREELDEAERRKRLELKDKEDEINELIEKLDRKRETEKSKEALEEAERRKQKELKKKQDEIDELKKKHKAELEAKNGENMVLEEELKLHVFLRSGFTKSYLFFNRLMKHMVTNLPSSKLSIIPERSAKEHTKPVAEGIVPIMPIGPILDSVSNFPSQKIYCEESFYGTYNDYDLDNWQVVRVAHTIQAGNRLYTLAFYNGKKFRNSNGFNIGVGARYSIVCFDTSGSELYP
- the LOC110794359 gene encoding uncharacterized protein isoform X1, which produces MAAYTMKSDKTFLRCLDTGAIEVYELDSPYLFPVKGKQWSHLGISIGPGNKHEVLKIGDRDISGDNLRTLIKDLFNSRLIVNREGLGFLATAGVTAVILEVDYYRLFDLFDWSKYQVNASLNTKWARSNFMDGRPLDILGSNQGNGKHDDKKKLSDKEKELENVKLKHKKELEEVKLTHKQALEDVKLKLKEELEKVKRKNEEERKEKEEKIDNMKEVLTIAEEELKDRQEKIKKLKEEVARVKQEELKKKQDEVDKLKEELETIERKNLEESKRKENKIEKLREELDETERRKRIELKDKEDEINELIEKLERKKETEELKEAAEESKRKQNKIEKLREELDEAERRKRIELRDKEDEINELIEKLERKRETEELKEALEESKRKQNKIEKLREELDEAERRKRLELKDKEDEINELIEKLDRKRETEKSKEALEEAERRKQKELKKKQDEIDELKKKHKAELEAKNGENMVLEEELKLHVFLRSGFTKSYLFFNRLMKHMVTNLPSSKLSIIPERSAKEHTKPVAEGIVPIMPIGPILDSVSNFPSQKIYCEESFYGTYNDYDLDNWQVVRVAHTIQAGNRLYTLAFYNGKKFRNSNGFNSKYHYFIPCHAEYLSHYNSNVGSVCVCNIVGVGARYSIVCFDTSGSELYP